The following are encoded in a window of Streptomyces sp. 11x1 genomic DNA:
- a CDS encoding MFS transporter, with protein MSTNPPSQALTSTGEPHPDGPVADDGPLGWLRALGPRGRRAFGGAFGGYALDSYDYFTLPLSMVALTVYFGLDNGQTGLFTTVTLVVSAIGGAAAGVLADRIGRVKALMITVITYAVFTVACGFAPNYETLLVFRALQGLGFGGEWAVGAILVAEYASAKHRGRTLGAIQSSWAVGWGLAVIVYTMVFSFLDDDLAWRVMFWTGALPALLVIWVRRSVEDAPKAKAARERSAEKGSFAVIFRPGTASAPGLLRTTVFAVLLSTGVQGGYYTLATWVPTYLKTERGLSVVGTGGYLTFLISGAFIGYLTGGYLTDVLGRRRNIWLFAVLSALCILAYANLPDGANTLLLVLGFPLGFCMSAIFSGFGSFLSELYPSAVRGTGQGFTYNTGRAVGAVFPTTVGFLADSWGVGGALVFGALGYGLAAVALLGLPETRGRELV; from the coding sequence ATGAGCACGAACCCTCCCTCCCAGGCCCTGACCTCCACAGGCGAACCCCACCCCGACGGCCCTGTCGCCGACGACGGTCCCCTCGGCTGGCTGCGAGCCCTCGGCCCACGCGGCCGCCGCGCCTTCGGCGGCGCGTTCGGCGGCTACGCGCTCGACTCGTACGACTACTTCACGCTGCCGCTGAGCATGGTCGCGCTCACGGTCTACTTCGGCCTGGACAACGGCCAGACCGGGCTGTTCACCACGGTCACCCTGGTCGTCTCCGCCATCGGCGGCGCCGCCGCGGGTGTGCTCGCGGACCGGATAGGCCGGGTGAAGGCGCTGATGATCACCGTGATCACCTACGCCGTGTTCACCGTGGCCTGCGGCTTCGCGCCCAACTACGAGACCCTGCTGGTCTTCCGTGCCCTCCAGGGGCTCGGCTTCGGCGGTGAGTGGGCGGTCGGCGCGATCCTCGTCGCCGAGTACGCGAGCGCCAAGCACCGGGGGCGTACGCTCGGCGCGATCCAGAGCTCCTGGGCGGTGGGCTGGGGTCTGGCCGTGATCGTCTACACGATGGTCTTCTCCTTCCTCGACGACGACCTGGCCTGGCGCGTGATGTTCTGGACCGGCGCGCTGCCGGCGCTGCTGGTGATCTGGGTGCGCCGCTCGGTCGAGGACGCCCCGAAGGCCAAGGCCGCACGCGAGCGGAGCGCCGAGAAGGGCTCGTTCGCCGTGATCTTCCGGCCGGGCACGGCCTCCGCGCCGGGACTGCTGCGCACCACGGTGTTCGCGGTGCTGCTCTCCACCGGCGTCCAGGGCGGCTACTACACCCTGGCGACCTGGGTGCCGACCTATCTGAAGACGGAGCGCGGTCTGTCGGTCGTCGGCACCGGCGGCTACCTCACGTTCCTGATCTCCGGTGCCTTCATCGGCTATCTCACCGGCGGCTATCTCACCGACGTGCTGGGCCGCCGCCGGAACATCTGGCTCTTCGCCGTGCTCTCGGCGCTGTGCATCCTGGCGTACGCGAACCTCCCCGACGGCGCCAACACGCTGCTGCTGGTGCTCGGTTTCCCGCTCGGGTTCTGCATGTCGGCCATCTTCAGCGGCTTCGGTTCCTTCCTCAGCGAGCTGTACCCGTCGGCCGTCCGGGGCACCGGGCAGGGCTTCACGTACAACACCGGGCGCGCGGTCGGTGCCGTCTTCCCGACCACGGTCGGCTTCCTCGCGGACAGCTGGGGCGTGGGCGGCGCGCTGGTCTTCGGCGCGCTCGGCTACGGCCTGGCGGCGGTGGCCCTGCTCGGCCTCCCGGAGACACGTGGAAGGGAACTCGTGTGA
- a CDS encoding GntR family transcriptional regulator, whose translation MAAELTGLADDRALLGRTSTAERVADILRSRIAEGFFPPGTRLSEDSIGGALGVSRNTLREAFRLLTHERLLVHELNRGVFVRVLTVEDVADIYRTRRLVECAVVRGLGDPPYRLEGLAEAVAEGQRDAREGDWKGVSTANIHFHRELVALAGSARTDELMRSVFAELRLAFHVVDNPRELYEPYLARNLLILRTLQRGERAEAERMLVEYLDDSLRRMVEVYGRRVRDSAL comes from the coding sequence ATGGCCGCCGAACTGACGGGACTTGCCGACGACCGTGCCCTCCTGGGACGCACCAGCACCGCCGAGCGGGTTGCGGACATCCTCCGCAGCCGCATCGCCGAAGGCTTCTTCCCACCCGGGACCCGGCTCTCCGAGGACAGCATCGGCGGTGCCCTCGGCGTCTCCCGCAACACCCTCCGTGAGGCGTTCCGCCTGCTCACCCACGAACGTCTCCTCGTCCATGAGCTCAACCGGGGTGTCTTCGTCCGGGTGTTGACCGTCGAGGACGTGGCGGACATCTACCGCACCCGCCGTCTCGTCGAGTGCGCCGTCGTGCGCGGGCTCGGGGATCCGCCGTACCGCTTGGAAGGGCTCGCCGAAGCCGTCGCCGAGGGGCAGCGGGACGCCCGCGAAGGTGACTGGAAAGGCGTGTCCACCGCCAACATCCACTTCCACCGCGAGCTGGTCGCGCTCGCCGGCAGCGCCCGCACCGACGAGCTGATGCGCAGCGTCTTCGCCGAACTCAGGCTCGCGTTCCACGTGGTGGACAATCCGCGCGAGCTGTACGAGCCGTACCTGGCACGCAACCTGCTCATCCTGCGGACGCTGCAACGGGGGGAGCGGGCCGAGGCCGAACGCATGCTGGTCGAGTATCTCGACGACTCGCTGCGGCGCATGGTCGAGGTCTATGGGCGGAGGGTGCGGGACAGCGCCCTGTGA
- a CDS encoding GMC family oxidoreductase N-terminal domain-containing protein, which produces MFEDEFDYVVVGGGTAGNVVAARLSEDPSVTVCVLEAGPSDVGDDDVLKLERWMGLLESGYDWDYPVEPQDSGNSFMRHARAKVLGGCSSHNSCIAFWAPAEDLDDWAAAGCTGWSAADLFPLYQRLETNDAPGDHHGRSGPVKLRTIKSEDPCGNALLEACVQVGIPTTPFNTGTTVVRGANWFQINSDENNIRQSSSVAYLHPIMGRRPNLDVRTGVRAKKLVLDGRRCVGAEYLDPDLIHTRTVRARREVVVSCGAIDTPKILMLSGIGPAEQLREVGVDVVVDSAGVGENLQDHPEGVIMWEAAQPMPTTSNQWWEAGIFYDTEPGLDRPDLMFHYGAVPFDMNTARHGYPTSENAFCLTPNVTRAMSRGTVRLRTRDYRDKPKVDPRYFTHEHDVRVMTYGLRLARRIAAQPALSGWAGAELAPGPDVRTDEELFDYIRKTHNTVYHPACTVKMGADDDASAPLDARLRVKGIEGLRVADGSVMPDLVTVNPCITTMMIGEKCADLLKADA; this is translated from the coding sequence ATGTTCGAAGACGAGTTCGACTACGTAGTGGTCGGCGGCGGCACCGCGGGCAACGTGGTGGCGGCCAGACTCTCCGAGGACCCGTCGGTCACGGTGTGCGTCCTGGAGGCGGGCCCCAGCGACGTCGGCGACGACGACGTCCTGAAGCTGGAACGCTGGATGGGCCTGTTGGAGTCCGGCTACGACTGGGACTACCCGGTGGAACCGCAGGACAGCGGCAACAGCTTCATGCGGCACGCGAGGGCGAAGGTCCTCGGCGGCTGCTCGTCCCACAACTCCTGCATCGCCTTCTGGGCACCGGCGGAGGACCTCGACGACTGGGCGGCCGCGGGCTGCACGGGCTGGTCGGCGGCCGATCTCTTCCCGCTCTACCAGCGCCTGGAGACCAACGACGCGCCCGGCGACCACCACGGCCGCTCCGGACCGGTGAAGCTGCGCACCATCAAGAGCGAGGACCCGTGCGGCAACGCCCTGCTGGAGGCGTGCGTCCAGGTGGGTATCCCGACGACGCCGTTCAACACGGGCACGACGGTGGTCCGGGGCGCCAACTGGTTCCAGATCAACTCCGACGAGAACAACATCCGCCAGTCCTCGTCGGTGGCGTATCTGCACCCGATCATGGGCCGGCGTCCGAACCTGGACGTGCGCACCGGGGTCCGCGCCAAGAAGCTGGTGCTCGACGGGCGGCGCTGCGTCGGCGCCGAGTATCTGGACCCGGACCTGATCCACACCCGGACGGTGCGCGCGCGGCGTGAGGTCGTCGTCTCCTGCGGCGCCATCGACACTCCCAAGATCCTGATGCTCTCCGGCATCGGCCCCGCCGAACAGCTGCGCGAGGTGGGTGTCGACGTGGTCGTGGACTCGGCGGGCGTCGGCGAGAACCTCCAGGACCACCCCGAGGGCGTCATCATGTGGGAGGCCGCACAGCCGATGCCCACCACGTCCAACCAGTGGTGGGAGGCGGGCATCTTCTACGACACCGAGCCGGGCCTGGACCGGCCGGACCTGATGTTCCACTACGGGGCCGTGCCGTTCGACATGAACACGGCCCGGCACGGCTACCCCACGTCCGAGAACGCGTTCTGTCTGACGCCGAACGTGACGCGGGCGATGTCCCGGGGCACCGTGCGGCTGCGCACCCGCGACTACCGGGACAAGCCGAAGGTCGACCCGCGCTACTTCACGCACGAGCACGACGTGCGCGTGATGACGTACGGTCTCCGGCTCGCCCGGCGGATCGCGGCGCAGCCGGCGCTGAGCGGGTGGGCCGGGGCCGAGCTGGCGCCCGGACCCGACGTGCGGACCGACGAGGAGCTGTTCGACTACATCCGCAAGACCCACAACACCGTCTACCACCCGGCCTGCACGGTGAAGATGGGTGCGGACGACGACGCCTCGGCCCCGCTGGACGCGCGGCTGCGGGTGAAGGGGATCGAGGGGCTGCGGGTGGCGGACGGGTCGGTGATGCCGGATCTGGTGACCGTGAATCCGTGCATCACGACGATGATGATCGGCGAGAAGTGTGCGGATCTCTTGAAGGCCGACGCGTAG
- a CDS encoding amino acid permease: protein MTTIEQPTGPKNSSDDTELTEFGYKPELKRTLGNFHTFAAGISYISILTGTFQLFYFGFASGGPAYWWSWPMVFVGQFMVALCFAELAARYPVAGSVYNWSKKIGNPHLGWLAGWMMLAASVVSIAAVALAYQLTLPQISDVFQFVGDGTGKYDVATNAVVLAAVLILFTTLVNAFGVKLMARINTAGVFIELIATVVLIVLFAVHITRGPQVVLETNGTGDGYGNGYLGAFLVASLASAYVMYGFDTAASLGEESLDPTRNAPRAIIRAIVASFVLGGLILLLALMSVSSLKGEQLSTDGLQYVVLNVLGPTAGKAMLWCVLIAVTVCALAVHTAAVRLAFAMARDNNLPASSKLAKCHPRFQTPVLPTVIIGVLALAILVVNIRQPQIFTVVTSIGIIMIYLAYLGVTVPMLVARLRGTWQPAGDGRFSLGRWGLPVNILAVLWGAGMTLNLIWPRAAVYNAAAPFHWYLQWGAVLFVGIIGGGGFAYYWFVQRHKTGVLAEHRVVAEADTTPPAPPAAPLATPAAD, encoded by the coding sequence ATGACGACCATCGAGCAACCCACCGGACCGAAGAACTCCTCCGACGACACCGAACTCACCGAGTTCGGCTACAAGCCCGAACTCAAGCGCACCCTGGGCAACTTCCACACCTTCGCCGCCGGGATCAGCTATATCTCGATCCTGACCGGCACCTTCCAGCTGTTCTACTTCGGCTTCGCCAGTGGCGGCCCGGCCTACTGGTGGTCGTGGCCGATGGTGTTCGTCGGCCAGTTCATGGTCGCGCTGTGTTTCGCCGAGCTGGCCGCCCGCTACCCGGTCGCGGGCTCGGTCTACAACTGGTCGAAGAAGATAGGCAATCCGCATCTGGGCTGGCTCGCGGGCTGGATGATGCTGGCCGCCTCCGTCGTGTCGATCGCGGCGGTAGCGCTGGCCTACCAGCTGACGCTGCCGCAGATCTCAGACGTGTTCCAGTTCGTCGGCGACGGCACCGGCAAGTACGACGTGGCGACCAACGCGGTCGTCCTGGCCGCGGTGCTGATCCTGTTCACCACCTTGGTGAACGCCTTCGGCGTCAAGTTGATGGCACGGATCAACACCGCGGGCGTGTTCATCGAGCTGATCGCCACCGTCGTCCTGATCGTGCTGTTCGCCGTCCACATCACCCGCGGCCCGCAGGTGGTCCTGGAGACCAACGGCACGGGGGACGGCTACGGCAACGGCTACCTGGGCGCGTTCCTCGTGGCGTCGCTGGCGTCGGCGTACGTCATGTACGGCTTCGACACGGCCGCCTCGCTCGGCGAGGAGTCCCTGGACCCGACCCGCAACGCCCCGCGCGCGATCATCCGGGCGATCGTCGCCTCGTTCGTCCTCGGCGGTCTGATCCTGCTCCTGGCGCTGATGAGCGTCTCCAGCCTGAAGGGCGAGCAGCTGTCCACGGACGGCCTGCAGTACGTGGTGCTCAACGTGCTCGGCCCGACGGCCGGCAAGGCCATGCTGTGGTGCGTCCTGATCGCGGTCACCGTGTGCGCTCTGGCCGTCCACACCGCGGCCGTCCGGCTGGCGTTCGCGATGGCCCGCGACAACAACCTGCCCGCGTCCTCGAAGCTGGCCAAGTGTCACCCGCGTTTCCAGACGCCGGTCCTGCCGACCGTGATCATCGGCGTGCTGGCGCTGGCGATCCTCGTGGTCAACATCCGTCAGCCGCAGATCTTCACCGTGGTGACCAGCATCGGCATCATCATGATCTACCTGGCCTATCTGGGCGTCACCGTGCCGATGCTGGTGGCGCGGCTGCGCGGCACGTGGCAGCCCGCCGGGGACGGCCGGTTCTCGCTGGGCCGCTGGGGCCTGCCCGTGAACATCCTCGCCGTGCTCTGGGGCGCGGGCATGACCCTCAACCTGATCTGGCCGCGCGCGGCGGTCTACAACGCGGCCGCCCCGTTCCACTGGTACCTGCAGTGGGGCGCGGTCCTCTTCGTCGGGATCATCGGCGGCGGAGGCTTCGCCTACTACTGGTTCGTCCAGCGGCACAAGACCGGCGTACTCGCCGAGCACCGCGTGGTCGCCGAGGCCGACACCACGCCGCCCGCGCCGCCCGCCGCCCCTCTCGCCACCCCGGCGGCGGACTGA